A part of Primulina eburnea isolate SZY01 chromosome 10, ASM2296580v1, whole genome shotgun sequence genomic DNA contains:
- the LOC140803218 gene encoding uncharacterized protein isoform X2: MGHKKRNIAPRSKASQTPPVAAADVADIAAAATSDTPTAVDFGASLHDHSPKSGARTPGKSDTVDLESDVTSANPSSASYVSIKAECERALTALRRGNHTKALRLMKDLCLKHENSPYSALIHRVQGTVCVKVSQIIDDSNAKQRHMKNAIESARRSVSLSPNSIEFAHFYANMLYEAANDGKEYEEVVVECERALGIENPMDPAKESLQEENQQKIPTAEARVAHVQAELRSLIQKSNIASISTWMKNLGNGEEKFRLIPIRRATEDPMELRLVQTRRPNEIKKATKTPEERRKEIEVRVAAARLLQQKSESTNLGNDGDSSNNSNKGLDSAPGSGQRVGERRKSGNVRKNASSAERRDWVQSYWNSMSSDKKKDMLRIKISDLKAHFSSLKDGSPSELLNKALSFGEINKAWKFWMCCRCDEKFADAGTFMRHVVQEHMGSLLPKMQSTLPQSVENDWAEMLLNCSWRPLELNAAVRMLEKHLKSETTDSPDELFPGNGNDNSKEYFVDTYCNEFEWDSSPGKKKSGDNCNFNAQDSRDFEEVEWMDCDGDQSCKESLHHENWPLSDDPERAKLLEKIHTVFKALIKNKCLASSHLSKVIHFAVEELQSLACGSQLLNSNVDQTPDCICFLGAPELEKIQTFLQEIFHSCGLGRYSDKSNAIDDSITKLRGNEVMEKICFSQDASFLVLDEHFLPCKPKRVSCDDAVNDDSSSTASSHVSYDDGVVLDSEALLSWIFTGPSSGEQLASWSHAREEKAQQGLEILQLLEKESYHLQGSCDRKCEHISYEEALQAVEDLYLEEGKKREHVIDFSRRSYDSVLKKRREELIENDNDFTIISNRFELDAITNVLKDAESLNVNQFGFEETYSGVTSHLCDLESGEEDDWRTKDYLHQVDSCIEVAIQRQKEQVSIEISKLDARIMRIVTGMRQLEVKLESVSTQDFQSVLIPLVKSFMRSHLEDLAEKDATEKSDAAREAFLAELALDSKKGIGVGVDILKNANDRTKDKKKSKESRKNKDTKATTSDEPHERIAEEIAYHDEDPVSEIDVHEIDDASRLQEEEYRRRMELEAEERKLEETLEYQRQIENEAKQKHLAEQNKFFSKLCKAETVPISYTYSENNNDDKDAIEQRATIRKEPLMQEDGFTNISEGLSKNNANGDMLKTVLENGDNPQNGLFSDRRSGRRGRRHKGLAKVSDGKHPPLTTEKEDNDAGQSVPGQNLVADGESGGKTLRQLQAEEDEERFQADLKKAVRQSLDTFHAHKKPPSLSSSSTPQKELLENRDGEIRADGACGMDSYGTGLTNDVGEYNCFLNVIIQSLWHLRRFRDEFLRRSSSEHVHIGDPCVICALYGIFIALRVGSTDNRREAVAPTSLRVGLSKLYPESNFYQEGQMNDASEVLGVIFNCLHRSFTPASSASDTESEDNNCTGSWDCSNGSCIAHSIFGMDIFERMNCYSCGIESRNLKYTSFFHNINASALRTMKVMCPESSFDELLNLVEMNHQLACDPDAGGCGMLNYIHHILSTPPHVFTIVLGWQNTCESVEDIIATLAALSTETDISVLYRGLDPQNRHSLVSMVCYYGQHYHCFAYSRDHVQWVMYDDKTVKVIGGWNDVLTMCERGHLQPQVLLFEAVN; the protein is encoded by the exons ATGGGGCATAAGAAGCGAAACATCGCTCCTCGCTCCAAGGCCTCACAGACTCCGCCAGTGGCGGCGGCGGATGTCGCAGACATCGCCGCCGCCGCCACTTCCGACACTCCCACCGCTGTTGATTTTGGTGCTTCTTTACACGACCATTCCCCTAAATCTGGTGCTAGGACACCGGGAAAATCCGATACCGTGGATTTGGAAAGTGATGTTACCAGTGCAAACCCGTCTTCTGCGTCCTATGTTTCGATAAAGGCTGAATGCGAGCGGGCCCTCACGGCTTTGAGGAGGGGGAACCATACCAAAGCCCTAAGGTTGATGAAGGATTTGTGCTTGAAACATGAGAATTCTCCTTATTCTGCATTGATTCACCGTGTTCAGGGGACTGTGTGTGTGAAAGTGTCCCAGATTATTGATGACTCAAATGCTAAACAGCGGCACATGAAAAATGCTATCGAGAGTGCTAGGAGGTCCGTGAGTTTGTCCCCTAATTCTATTGAGTTTGCACACTTCTATGCGAATATGTTGTATGAGGCCGCAAATGATGGGAAGGAGTACGAAGAGGTGGTGGTGGAGTGTGAGAGGGCCTTGGGGATAGAGAACCCCATGGACCCTGCAAAAGAGAGTTTGCAGGAGGAGAATCAGCAGAAAATTCCTACTGCCGAGGCTCGAGTTGCTCATGTTCAGGCTGAACTTCGATCTTTGATTCAGAAGTCAAACATTGCATCTATTTCGACTTGGATGAAGAATCTTGGCAATGGAGAGGAAAAGTTTCGGTTGATTCCGATCAGGAGGGCTACTGAGGATCCAATGGAGTTGAGATTGGTTCAGACTAGGAGGCCAAATGAAATCAAGAAGGCGACCAAGACTCCTGAAGAACGAAGGAAAGAGATAGAGGTAAGGGTGGCTGCTGCTCGGCTTCTACAGCAGAAGTCCGAGTCCACTAATTTGGGGAATGATGGTGACAGCAGTAATAACAGTAACAAGGGGCTGGATTCTGCTCCAGGATCGGGACAGAGAGTAGGAGAAAGAAGGAAAAGTGGCAATGTGAGGAAGAATGCCTCTTCAGCAGAGAGAAGAGATTGGGTTCAATCGTACTGGAATTCGATGAGTTCGGATAAGAAGAAAGACATGCTCAGAATTAAAATTTCGGATTTAAAGGCACATTTCAGTTCATTAAAAGATGGTTCACCAAGTGAGCTGCTTAATAAAGCCCTATCCTTCGGGGAAATAAATAAAGCGTGGAAGTTTTGGATGTGTTGTCGCTGTGATGAGAAATTTGCTGATGCTGGTACATTCATGCGGCATGTCGTGCAGGAGCATATGGGTAGTTTATTGCCTAAAATGCAGTCAACTCTTCCCCAAAGTGTGGAAAATGATTGGGCTGAAATGCTTCTTAACTGTTCTTGGAGACCTTTGGAGTTAAATGCAGCAGTTAGGATGCTTGAAAAACATTTGAAATCTGAGACAACTGATTCTCCTGATGAGCTATTCCCCGGAAACGGCAATGATAACTCGAAAGAATACTTTGTTGATACTTATTGCAATGAATTTGAATGGGATTCATCACCTGGAAAGAAGAAATCGGGTGATAATTGCAATTTCAATGCTCAGGATAGCAGAGACTTTGAAGAGGTTGAGTGGATGGACTGTGATGGAGATCAAAGTTGTAAGGAAAGTTTACATCATGAAAATTGGCCTTTGTCTGATGACCCTGAGCGTGCAAAGCTTCTAGAAAAAATCCATACTGTTTTCAAGGCACTTATCAAGAACAAATGTCTTGCATCTAGTCACCTTAGCAAGGTCATACACTTTGCAGTGGAGGAGCTTCAAAGTCTTGCGTGTGGGTCACAGCTTCTTAATTCCAATGTGGACCAAACACCTGATTGCATATGTTTTTTAGGCGCTCCAGAACTTGAAAAAATTCAGACATTTTTGCAGGAAATATTTCATTCTTGTGGACTAGGTAGATATTCTGATAAAAGTAATGCCATAGATGATTCAATCACCAAGTTGCGAGGAAATGAAGTTATGGAGAAGATATGTTTTAGCCAAGATGCATCATTTTTGGTGCTTGACGAGCATTTTCTTCCGTGCAAGCCCAAGCGCGTATCTTGTGATGATGCTGTTAATGATGATTCCAGTTCGACGGCTTCCTCACATGTCAGTTATGATGATGGTGTTGTACTCGATTCAGAAGCTTTGTTATCCTGGATATTTACAGGCCCTTCAAGTGGTGAACAATTGGCATCCTGGTCTCATGCAAGAGAAGAAAAGGCTCAGCAGGGTCTGGAAATTCTCCAGTTGCTAGAGAAGGAATCTTATCACCTGCAAGGCTCGTGTGACAGAAAATGCGAACATATAAGTTATGAGGAGGCACTACAGGCTGTGGAAGATCTCTATTTGGAAGAGGGAAAGAAAAGAGAACATGTGATAGATTTTTCCCGTAGAAGTTATGACTCTGTCCTTAAGAAAAGGCGAGAAGAGCTCATTGAAAATGACAATGACTTTACCATAATCAGTAATAGATTTGAGTTGGATGCCATAACAAATGTTCTAAAGGATGCAGAATCTCTGAATGTTAATCAATTTGGTTTTGAGGAGACTTATAGTGGCGTAACATCTCATCTTTGCGACCTAGAATCTGGTGAAGAAGATGATTGGAGAACAAAAGACTATCTGCATCAGGTTGACTCTTGCATAGAAGTTGCAATACAGCGACAGAAAGAGCAAGTTTCTATTGAG ATCAGCAAATTAGATGCAAGAATTATGCGAATAGTTACGGGGATGCGACAGTTGGAGGTTAAGCTTGAGTCAGTTTCCACACAAGATTTCCAATCAGTCTTAATACCTCTAGTAAAGTCATTTATGCGG TCTCACTTGGAAGATCTGGCAGAGAAAGATGCCACAGAAAAATCTGATGCTGCCAGAGAGGCATTTCTAGCTGAACTTGCACTGGATTCAAAGAAGGGAATTGGTGTTGGtgttgatattttaaaaaatgcgaATGACAGGACGAAGGATAAGAAAAAGAGCAAGGAGAGCCGGAAGAACAAGGATACAAAG GCTACTACTTCTGATGAGCCACATGAGCGGATTGCTGAAGAGAT TGCTTATCATGATGAGGATCCAGTGTCCGAAATTGATGTTCATGAGATTGATGATGCCTCGCGACTACAGGAAGAGGAGTACAGGCGCAGAATGGAACTTGAAGCTGAGGAAAGAAAGCTTGAAGAAACATTGGAATATCAAAGGCAAATAGAAAATGAGGCAAAACAGAAGCATCTTGCGgagcaaaataaatttttttccaaattatgtAAGGCCGAAACAGTTCCAATTTCCTATACTTACTCAGAGAACAATAATGATGACAAAGATGCCATTGAGCAGCGGGCTACTATTAGGAAG GAGCCTTTGATGCAGGAGGATGGATTTACTAACATTTCTGAAGGTCTATCAAAGAACAATGCTAACGGGGATATGCTGAAAACTG TCTTAGAAAATGGAGATAATCCACAGAATGGGTTGTTTTCTGATCGCCGGTCAGGAAGGAGAGGTAGACGACATAAGGGTCTCGCTAAGGTGAGCGACGGAAAGCATCCACCACTGACTACTGAAAAAGAAGATAATGATGCTGGTCAATCAGTGCCTGGACAAAATCTTGTTGCTGATGGTG AAAGCGGGGGAAAGACATTGAGACAGCTTCAGGCAGAGGAAGATGAAGAAAGGTTTCAGGCTGACCTTAAAAAAGCTGTACGCCAGAGCCTTG ACACATTCCATGCACATAAAAAACCTCCGTCACTATCAAGTTCATCAACACCACAAAAGGAGCTGCTAGAAAACCGTGACGGTGAAATTAGGGCGGATGGTGCTTGTGGAATGGATTCTTATGGAACAGGGTTAACAAATGATGTTGGTGAATATAATTGCTTTCTCAATGTCATAATACAG TCCTTGTGGCATCTAAGACGATTCCGAGATGAGTTTTTGCGTAGATCATCGTCAGAACATGTTCACATTGGTGACCCTTGCGTTATCTGTGCCTTATATGGAATATTCATTGCTTTGAGGGTGGGATCTACGGATAACAGAAGGGAAGCTGTTGCCCCTACCTCTTTAAGAGTTGGCTTGAGCAAGTTGTACCCGGAGAGCAATTTCTATCAGGAG GGTCAGATGAATGACGCTTCTGAAGTGCTGGGAGTCATATTCAACTGTCTTCATCGATCATTCACTCCTGCATCTAGTGCGTCTGATACAGAATCAGAAGATAACAACTGCACGGGTTCTTGGGACTGCAGCAATGGCTCTTGCATTGCTCATTCAATATTTGGAATGGACATATTTGAGAGAATGAACTGTTACAGCTGTGGCATAGAGTCCCGAAATCTGAAGTACACATCTTTCTTTCATAATATCAACGCAAGTGCTCTCAGAACAATGAAG GTTATGTGCCCTGAGAGCTCCTTTGATGAGCTTTTGAACCTGGTGGAGATGAATCACCAGTTAGCCTGTGATCCAGATGCTGGTGGTTGTGGAATGCTTAATTATATTCATCATATTCTCTCCACTCCACCACATGTTTTCACCATAG TCCTGGGTTGGCAGAATACTTGTGAAAGTGTTGAAGATATAATAGCAACATTGGCTGCCTTATCTACTGAGACTGACATCAGTGTCCTGTACCGAGGCCTCGATCCGCAAAATAGACATTCCTTGGTATCAATG GTTTGTTACTATGGGCAACACTATCACTGTTTTGCCTACAGCCGTGATCATGTACAGTGGGTCATGTATGATGACAAAACTGTAAAG GTTATCGGTGGCTGGAATGATGTTCTTACAATGTGTGAAAGAGGACACCTCCAACCCCAAGTCCTCTTGTTTGAAGCTGTGAACTAA
- the LOC140803218 gene encoding uncharacterized protein isoform X1, translating into MGHKKRNIAPRSKASQTPPVAAADVADIAAAATSDTPTAVDFGASLHDHSPKSGARTPGKSDTVDLESDVTSANPSSASYVSIKAECERALTALRRGNHTKALRLMKDLCLKHENSPYSALIHRVQGTVCVKVSQIIDDSNAKQRHMKNAIESARRSVSLSPNSIEFAHFYANMLYEAANDGKEYEEVVVECERALGIENPMDPAKESLQEENQQKIPTAEARVAHVQAELRSLIQKSNIASISTWMKNLGNGEEKFRLIPIRRATEDPMELRLVQTRRPNEIKKATKTPEERRKEIEVRVAAARLLQQKSESTNLGNDGDSSNNSNKGLDSAPGSGQRVGERRKSGNVRKNASSAERRDWVQSYWNSMSSDKKKDMLRIKISDLKAHFSSLKDGSPSELLNKALSFGEINKAWKFWMCCRCDEKFADAGTFMRHVVQEHMGSLLPKMQSTLPQSVENDWAEMLLNCSWRPLELNAAVRMLEKHLKSETTDSPDELFPGNGNDNSKEYFVDTYCNEFEWDSSPGKKKSGDNCNFNAQDSRDFEEVEWMDCDGDQSCKESLHHENWPLSDDPERAKLLEKIHTVFKALIKNKCLASSHLSKVIHFAVEELQSLACGSQLLNSNVDQTPDCICFLGAPELEKIQTFLQEIFHSCGLGRYSDKSNAIDDSITKLRGNEVMEKICFSQDASFLVLDEHFLPCKPKRVSCDDAVNDDSSSTASSHVSYDDGVVLDSEALLSWIFTGPSSGEQLASWSHAREEKAQQGLEILQLLEKESYHLQGSCDRKCEHISYEEALQAVEDLYLEEGKKREHVIDFSRRSYDSVLKKRREELIENDNDFTIISNRFELDAITNVLKDAESLNVNQFGFEETYSGVTSHLCDLESGEEDDWRTKDYLHQVDSCIEVAIQRQKEQVSIEISKLDARIMRIVTGMRQLEVKLESVSTQDFQSVLIPLVKSFMRSHLEDLAEKDATEKSDAAREAFLAELALDSKKGIGVGVDILKNANDRTKDKKKSKESRKNKDTKATTSDEPHERIAEEILLPSAYHDEDPVSEIDVHEIDDASRLQEEEYRRRMELEAEERKLEETLEYQRQIENEAKQKHLAEQNKFFSKLCKAETVPISYTYSENNNDDKDAIEQRATIRKEPLMQEDGFTNISEGLSKNNANGDMLKTVLENGDNPQNGLFSDRRSGRRGRRHKGLAKVSDGKHPPLTTEKEDNDAGQSVPGQNLVADGESGGKTLRQLQAEEDEERFQADLKKAVRQSLDTFHAHKKPPSLSSSSTPQKELLENRDGEIRADGACGMDSYGTGLTNDVGEYNCFLNVIIQSLWHLRRFRDEFLRRSSSEHVHIGDPCVICALYGIFIALRVGSTDNRREAVAPTSLRVGLSKLYPESNFYQEGQMNDASEVLGVIFNCLHRSFTPASSASDTESEDNNCTGSWDCSNGSCIAHSIFGMDIFERMNCYSCGIESRNLKYTSFFHNINASALRTMKVMCPESSFDELLNLVEMNHQLACDPDAGGCGMLNYIHHILSTPPHVFTIVLGWQNTCESVEDIIATLAALSTETDISVLYRGLDPQNRHSLVSMVCYYGQHYHCFAYSRDHVQWVMYDDKTVKVIGGWNDVLTMCERGHLQPQVLLFEAVN; encoded by the exons ATGGGGCATAAGAAGCGAAACATCGCTCCTCGCTCCAAGGCCTCACAGACTCCGCCAGTGGCGGCGGCGGATGTCGCAGACATCGCCGCCGCCGCCACTTCCGACACTCCCACCGCTGTTGATTTTGGTGCTTCTTTACACGACCATTCCCCTAAATCTGGTGCTAGGACACCGGGAAAATCCGATACCGTGGATTTGGAAAGTGATGTTACCAGTGCAAACCCGTCTTCTGCGTCCTATGTTTCGATAAAGGCTGAATGCGAGCGGGCCCTCACGGCTTTGAGGAGGGGGAACCATACCAAAGCCCTAAGGTTGATGAAGGATTTGTGCTTGAAACATGAGAATTCTCCTTATTCTGCATTGATTCACCGTGTTCAGGGGACTGTGTGTGTGAAAGTGTCCCAGATTATTGATGACTCAAATGCTAAACAGCGGCACATGAAAAATGCTATCGAGAGTGCTAGGAGGTCCGTGAGTTTGTCCCCTAATTCTATTGAGTTTGCACACTTCTATGCGAATATGTTGTATGAGGCCGCAAATGATGGGAAGGAGTACGAAGAGGTGGTGGTGGAGTGTGAGAGGGCCTTGGGGATAGAGAACCCCATGGACCCTGCAAAAGAGAGTTTGCAGGAGGAGAATCAGCAGAAAATTCCTACTGCCGAGGCTCGAGTTGCTCATGTTCAGGCTGAACTTCGATCTTTGATTCAGAAGTCAAACATTGCATCTATTTCGACTTGGATGAAGAATCTTGGCAATGGAGAGGAAAAGTTTCGGTTGATTCCGATCAGGAGGGCTACTGAGGATCCAATGGAGTTGAGATTGGTTCAGACTAGGAGGCCAAATGAAATCAAGAAGGCGACCAAGACTCCTGAAGAACGAAGGAAAGAGATAGAGGTAAGGGTGGCTGCTGCTCGGCTTCTACAGCAGAAGTCCGAGTCCACTAATTTGGGGAATGATGGTGACAGCAGTAATAACAGTAACAAGGGGCTGGATTCTGCTCCAGGATCGGGACAGAGAGTAGGAGAAAGAAGGAAAAGTGGCAATGTGAGGAAGAATGCCTCTTCAGCAGAGAGAAGAGATTGGGTTCAATCGTACTGGAATTCGATGAGTTCGGATAAGAAGAAAGACATGCTCAGAATTAAAATTTCGGATTTAAAGGCACATTTCAGTTCATTAAAAGATGGTTCACCAAGTGAGCTGCTTAATAAAGCCCTATCCTTCGGGGAAATAAATAAAGCGTGGAAGTTTTGGATGTGTTGTCGCTGTGATGAGAAATTTGCTGATGCTGGTACATTCATGCGGCATGTCGTGCAGGAGCATATGGGTAGTTTATTGCCTAAAATGCAGTCAACTCTTCCCCAAAGTGTGGAAAATGATTGGGCTGAAATGCTTCTTAACTGTTCTTGGAGACCTTTGGAGTTAAATGCAGCAGTTAGGATGCTTGAAAAACATTTGAAATCTGAGACAACTGATTCTCCTGATGAGCTATTCCCCGGAAACGGCAATGATAACTCGAAAGAATACTTTGTTGATACTTATTGCAATGAATTTGAATGGGATTCATCACCTGGAAAGAAGAAATCGGGTGATAATTGCAATTTCAATGCTCAGGATAGCAGAGACTTTGAAGAGGTTGAGTGGATGGACTGTGATGGAGATCAAAGTTGTAAGGAAAGTTTACATCATGAAAATTGGCCTTTGTCTGATGACCCTGAGCGTGCAAAGCTTCTAGAAAAAATCCATACTGTTTTCAAGGCACTTATCAAGAACAAATGTCTTGCATCTAGTCACCTTAGCAAGGTCATACACTTTGCAGTGGAGGAGCTTCAAAGTCTTGCGTGTGGGTCACAGCTTCTTAATTCCAATGTGGACCAAACACCTGATTGCATATGTTTTTTAGGCGCTCCAGAACTTGAAAAAATTCAGACATTTTTGCAGGAAATATTTCATTCTTGTGGACTAGGTAGATATTCTGATAAAAGTAATGCCATAGATGATTCAATCACCAAGTTGCGAGGAAATGAAGTTATGGAGAAGATATGTTTTAGCCAAGATGCATCATTTTTGGTGCTTGACGAGCATTTTCTTCCGTGCAAGCCCAAGCGCGTATCTTGTGATGATGCTGTTAATGATGATTCCAGTTCGACGGCTTCCTCACATGTCAGTTATGATGATGGTGTTGTACTCGATTCAGAAGCTTTGTTATCCTGGATATTTACAGGCCCTTCAAGTGGTGAACAATTGGCATCCTGGTCTCATGCAAGAGAAGAAAAGGCTCAGCAGGGTCTGGAAATTCTCCAGTTGCTAGAGAAGGAATCTTATCACCTGCAAGGCTCGTGTGACAGAAAATGCGAACATATAAGTTATGAGGAGGCACTACAGGCTGTGGAAGATCTCTATTTGGAAGAGGGAAAGAAAAGAGAACATGTGATAGATTTTTCCCGTAGAAGTTATGACTCTGTCCTTAAGAAAAGGCGAGAAGAGCTCATTGAAAATGACAATGACTTTACCATAATCAGTAATAGATTTGAGTTGGATGCCATAACAAATGTTCTAAAGGATGCAGAATCTCTGAATGTTAATCAATTTGGTTTTGAGGAGACTTATAGTGGCGTAACATCTCATCTTTGCGACCTAGAATCTGGTGAAGAAGATGATTGGAGAACAAAAGACTATCTGCATCAGGTTGACTCTTGCATAGAAGTTGCAATACAGCGACAGAAAGAGCAAGTTTCTATTGAG ATCAGCAAATTAGATGCAAGAATTATGCGAATAGTTACGGGGATGCGACAGTTGGAGGTTAAGCTTGAGTCAGTTTCCACACAAGATTTCCAATCAGTCTTAATACCTCTAGTAAAGTCATTTATGCGG TCTCACTTGGAAGATCTGGCAGAGAAAGATGCCACAGAAAAATCTGATGCTGCCAGAGAGGCATTTCTAGCTGAACTTGCACTGGATTCAAAGAAGGGAATTGGTGTTGGtgttgatattttaaaaaatgcgaATGACAGGACGAAGGATAAGAAAAAGAGCAAGGAGAGCCGGAAGAACAAGGATACAAAG GCTACTACTTCTGATGAGCCACATGAGCGGATTGCTGAAGAGAT ATTGCTTCCCAGTGCTTATCATGATGAGGATCCAGTGTCCGAAATTGATGTTCATGAGATTGATGATGCCTCGCGACTACAGGAAGAGGAGTACAGGCGCAGAATGGAACTTGAAGCTGAGGAAAGAAAGCTTGAAGAAACATTGGAATATCAAAGGCAAATAGAAAATGAGGCAAAACAGAAGCATCTTGCGgagcaaaataaatttttttccaaattatgtAAGGCCGAAACAGTTCCAATTTCCTATACTTACTCAGAGAACAATAATGATGACAAAGATGCCATTGAGCAGCGGGCTACTATTAGGAAG GAGCCTTTGATGCAGGAGGATGGATTTACTAACATTTCTGAAGGTCTATCAAAGAACAATGCTAACGGGGATATGCTGAAAACTG TCTTAGAAAATGGAGATAATCCACAGAATGGGTTGTTTTCTGATCGCCGGTCAGGAAGGAGAGGTAGACGACATAAGGGTCTCGCTAAGGTGAGCGACGGAAAGCATCCACCACTGACTACTGAAAAAGAAGATAATGATGCTGGTCAATCAGTGCCTGGACAAAATCTTGTTGCTGATGGTG AAAGCGGGGGAAAGACATTGAGACAGCTTCAGGCAGAGGAAGATGAAGAAAGGTTTCAGGCTGACCTTAAAAAAGCTGTACGCCAGAGCCTTG ACACATTCCATGCACATAAAAAACCTCCGTCACTATCAAGTTCATCAACACCACAAAAGGAGCTGCTAGAAAACCGTGACGGTGAAATTAGGGCGGATGGTGCTTGTGGAATGGATTCTTATGGAACAGGGTTAACAAATGATGTTGGTGAATATAATTGCTTTCTCAATGTCATAATACAG TCCTTGTGGCATCTAAGACGATTCCGAGATGAGTTTTTGCGTAGATCATCGTCAGAACATGTTCACATTGGTGACCCTTGCGTTATCTGTGCCTTATATGGAATATTCATTGCTTTGAGGGTGGGATCTACGGATAACAGAAGGGAAGCTGTTGCCCCTACCTCTTTAAGAGTTGGCTTGAGCAAGTTGTACCCGGAGAGCAATTTCTATCAGGAG GGTCAGATGAATGACGCTTCTGAAGTGCTGGGAGTCATATTCAACTGTCTTCATCGATCATTCACTCCTGCATCTAGTGCGTCTGATACAGAATCAGAAGATAACAACTGCACGGGTTCTTGGGACTGCAGCAATGGCTCTTGCATTGCTCATTCAATATTTGGAATGGACATATTTGAGAGAATGAACTGTTACAGCTGTGGCATAGAGTCCCGAAATCTGAAGTACACATCTTTCTTTCATAATATCAACGCAAGTGCTCTCAGAACAATGAAG GTTATGTGCCCTGAGAGCTCCTTTGATGAGCTTTTGAACCTGGTGGAGATGAATCACCAGTTAGCCTGTGATCCAGATGCTGGTGGTTGTGGAATGCTTAATTATATTCATCATATTCTCTCCACTCCACCACATGTTTTCACCATAG TCCTGGGTTGGCAGAATACTTGTGAAAGTGTTGAAGATATAATAGCAACATTGGCTGCCTTATCTACTGAGACTGACATCAGTGTCCTGTACCGAGGCCTCGATCCGCAAAATAGACATTCCTTGGTATCAATG GTTTGTTACTATGGGCAACACTATCACTGTTTTGCCTACAGCCGTGATCATGTACAGTGGGTCATGTATGATGACAAAACTGTAAAG GTTATCGGTGGCTGGAATGATGTTCTTACAATGTGTGAAAGAGGACACCTCCAACCCCAAGTCCTCTTGTTTGAAGCTGTGAACTAA